DNA sequence from the Cyprinus carpio isolate SPL01 chromosome B13, ASM1834038v1, whole genome shotgun sequence genome:
TTCTGTTTGTAAACCAGTGACATTTGAGAGTTGCAATTCTCACTCCCATGCAAGTGTGTTTTGTAAATTTTATCTTTCTGAGTGTATGTTTTATTGGTCATGTGTGACTGAGAGGCTGGTTTATGTATTCATGAATAAACTTGGAGTTTGGGGTAACAACTCTTTGCTCAATCATGTCTTGATCTCTTGGATCTGTGTGCTGTTAATCGCTGGCATAGGGTGGTTGAgtcatttgtttttcaaatatacCGGTCTAGCAAAGACCTTGAATGTGGTTAGCCAAGCACCAGCACGTGTCTCTGCACACATTTGCATTCCAGAGCTCTTCCACAGAGGAGGAGCCAGCAGTTTCCCAGCCGTTCCCTAACATCCTGGCACAGTGTCAGACCAGCTCCTGCACTCACGTTTCTGTTTGGTTAATGAGTAAAAGTGTTGTTGGACTCTATTATCAGTATGAGCAAACACGAAATTAAagtttaagtgtttaaaatgtgtgttaaatgtttaacaaatgtGTTTAGCACAGCTTATACATATGAACGTAGAAGAGGTTTCAAACTGTTGGTCCAATGCCAAACATTTAGATATTCTGCCTGTAGCTTGATTCCCGTCAGACTAAATCAAATGTAGATCTTTATGAAATAAACAGTGGATTAGAACATAAAGCAGTAATCTGAAATGCAGACCATGCAcaaactgttaaaatgtattgtaaatctTTATAACAGATGTGACTTTAGACTTTCAAAAGTTGTTTGATTGTATTGCTTCACACTtcaaggcaagacactacaggcaaaactgTCTTTTCTTGTGCTGGTCAATAAACCAGATGATCCAGAACTAACATTACAgtttctatattctgaaggttttcaCAGTcaggttatttatatattattatacatttctaaaattgtgatttattgacacattattttttttttctggagtgataaaaagagatatgCAAAATCCCCTCTAATTAACTTTaacatgtcaacaaaatgaaGCAAGAGTTCTGAACCTGACTTTATCTAGTGCTCGGATTTattttctggaaatgtatgcaaatttgtGCATATTTAAGAAGCTACTGCCTCATTCGTGCATTTAATCATCACAtctcagaaaacttgtaatagaAAATATTTGTCTCAAGGTACTGTGATGAATCAAATGGGGAAAGTTATAGTGATACCTATTAGTTAACATTTTTACCCTATAGGGACCTGCGATGTTTTGCCTTAATTTGCAGTAAGGTTCTATACAGTTGTGTAAAtaccatttacattttacatttacagtctgCACATTGTGAAATGCATATATTAATTGAACTgccttaaaataattaatacagtattttttgtgtgcTGGAATTAATGTCTAATATTTTCCTTTTAAGTCTGAAGGCTGAAACTTCATTTTGTTTCCGACTTTGCATATCTAGTATATGTGGTTTTAGTTCATCCACAGAGAGCCAGTTAAAATTTGAATTTGAGTAAGAGGATCTTACGCATGCTGAGTTTCCATTGTCAGTGGGTTCTGCTTTGCTAACCCTCTACTGAATCTAAATATTACCAGAATCGGCTGTAAAGGCTGGAGTATTGCCATCACTTTAACCACATCCTATCACTTTTGCAACAGCAAGATCTTTTGAATGTGGCTTTGGCTTTTGTTTCTGCCCACTGTCTTCCTGTATCTTAAgtaaaacctttgtttttttcattcattgtcatGCTATCAGTCTCGTCTCACTGCTCTATTTTGCTACATAGTGATATTGATTCTTCTTTTGTTCATGTCACAGTCTGTTATGTGCTGGATATCTAACGGATTGTATGTGACGTGTTTATGTAAGCTGAATGTAGCAGGAAGTGGGGGGAGATGTGTGTCCTCCTCCCTCATGGGTTAAGTGAGCATGACCAGCAGTTGTTAAGCAGAACAGCTGTCctttgtgtgtgtcagagtgcATGTGTTTGAATACGTCCAGCTTAGTTTTCTGTCAATGTCACTTTGTATGCATATAAACATGCTCCTTTGTTTAACGTACACATTGGAGAATATTGTTGAGTGGAGAACACTATAGTTAAAGACTtgttacgttttatttttttgttctgtcactagGGTACATTTTAAAACTGGCAAACCTCACAGGTAAATAGATCAAACTGAAGAATGTATATCACAATTAGTTAATGTAAGTTAGTATATTGTGAAATTCTTTAGAGAGAAGTTTAAAAAAACTTTGGTGGTGGCTTAAGAACAGTATATACAGCACATTTAATAATTAACTTCTTAAATTTTCCAAAACATAAAAGTTTGTAGCACCACATTTTGTATGCAACATGAGGTAAGATCCttccatcaaaaaaataaatacaaatacaataaaatacaaataaaaatggtaaagCCCAAGAAATAACATTAGTAAGACCTTTAGTGGGAAGACAGGTAAACAATTTGTAATGCTGAGAGCAAAGTCAAACCATTGAACTCTTTTACctgttatgtaaaaaataattttaagacaaTTTAGAAATTGGattcaattttgattttaatgaatgtttattgctaAAGAGTGTATTAAAATCTTTCAAATCAAcgttttaaactgtatttatgtcccaaatattacagaaatttaaattaaacagaaaaaaaaccctaGAAATAAACTGGTTATAGAGCGCCATCTAGAGCTAACAAAAGGAACTGCGCAAAATTAATCAGCTGATTCATGTGTCGTCATGTGACCAAACACGGAAGTAATCATGCTGATATTGTCTACATTTGTGACACAAATGTATTACAAAGTTTCTTTTCTTGTGCGTGTTTTCTTCAGGTGTTTGTGATATGCCAGACCAGCTATGGTGATATGTTTCTTAATCCACACGGTGTGTCCGGTGAGCGCGCTGTCCGCGGGCGAGAGTCGGATACTGTATGCGCGCGTGTTCGGACCGGAGACCGGAGCCGGTAAATTCACACCGGAGCAGAGACGACTGATGCACGTGGAGAAACTCCACGTGTTAGCGAGGTGAGATGAATTCTCGATTGTAAACCATTTACGCCAAATTCTTACTCACAATCAAACCAACAACTGTAAATTATCACAATAACTAATAGGaaatttcacataaatatttGTTTCGTCATTTTGTTTAATGATCATCATCTTGTTTTGATGactgggatagttcaccccaaaccgttttggttaccattgacttctatatgtccaaaacaataacaacaacaacaaaacatctctccacatatttattgatttatttactgttcCATAGAAGATAGAAACCATACAGgtttgtttggaacaacatgagagtgagtacatgatgacagcagttttatttttgggtaactGTCCTGCTAATACCAATATCTGTATTAGCAACAACTGCAGTGACAGTGGTATTTTGTCAGAAACCATCTTTACTGGTACTTTGTATGTGCACCCAAGGGAAACAAcactcttttttctttctgccCCTTTTCTCTCTGTCAGGCCGGTGAGGAGTGCTGTGGCTCAGAGTAGGGAGGCCTCAGGAGGTTTGTGTGTGGAGTCAGTGCTGGGTGAGGAGTGCTGTGGCTCTGGGTGAAGCTGACAGCGGCGTGTTTTCCCTGGGCAATGCAGAGCTCTTTCCAGAGCGGAGTCTTGTTCTGTGGCTTGAGGTTCAGTCTCTAGCGTTCACTCTGCTCTGTAGACCACACGAGAACCTCCTGCTCGCCGAGGGAGGGCTTCGCAACATTGCACGTCACTGCCTGGAGGAGCTACGTCTGCTGGGACCTGGTGCTGAGGTGACGTTTTTCTGGGACTAATGATTGTTTTATTAGGGCTGCTCAATTACTATTGCTTATACATAGGGCTCAagacttaatgaaaataaactcaacatgaatgaaaatgttaGCAAAACTACAATGACAAATACAGCATGTTTTGTGCTACAGCTATGAGTAATAACTCACAGTATATTGTGTGGCTTGTTGAAGAGCCACTGCTGCTCACTGGAGATCATTACTTTCTGAAACACTTACTTATAGAACTtttaaaaatactacaataatgTGACATCCGATATTTTTTTTGGCCGTAGCTTTTGAAGTAtcttgtatgtgtgtgcatgcatgtttgcATGTTAATCTGTTCACTGTGCTTGTGTGTTTGCATATGGATGTAAAATACAGcaccaaaattttaaatgtatccGTTAAATGGAACATGTACACTATACAGTTCAagagtttggggttggtaagattaaaaaaaaaaaaaatgttttctcttatgctcatcaaggcatttgatcaaaaataaaaacagtaatattgtgaaatgttacaattaaaaaaaaaaaaaaaaaaaaaaaaaaaatatatatatatataatttaaaaaaaaaaaaaaaaaaatatatattatatatatatatatatatatatatatatatatatatatatatgtatgttatttattcctgtgatggaaaagctaaattttcagcagctgttactccagtcttcagtgtcacctgatccttcagaaatcattctaatatagtgatttggtgctgaagaaatatttcttattactatcagtgttgaaaacagttgtgctgctcagtatttttgttgaaaccatgataaatttttggggggattctttgatgaatagaaagtttaaaagaacagcatttatttgaaaaagtaataatgaaaaatcttactgacttcaaACAATACATGGTAGTGTAAAAAAGTTATTATCTATTGTGTGAATGTATTTATGTTGTTTGGTGTTTTCATTGTATCATTGTGTAGATTCATGCAGCCTAGAGTCTGAAAACTATTGTATTGCTTTTGTTGTTACAGCTGAAATTGAACTTCTGTTGAACTCCAGCAATCTTATAAAGTGCAAGATTTTCTTATGTCTGCTGGCCTAGTTTCTTCCCATCAAAAAGACTAGCAGTGGGCACAATTGAAATGATGATTAAGAATATACATCTCACTCTGTGTGAGAAACATGATAAGCTGTTAATTACATTGCGATCAATACGTTCACAGAAAAGCAATCCAATGAGCTCAGGGGTATTTTCTGCAGAAATTTACTAAAGAATTATATTCTTTACAATTACTGTATGAATAGGGCTAGAGTTGTTGTCATACAGTGAACAAGGACACACATTCAAAGTAAATGGGCAAATTGCCAAGCTATTGATTATTTGATGCTACCCTTTTTCTCTCTAGGTGACATAGCTGTTATTTTCAGGTGTTGCTGAAAAGTGATCGCGTGGATGCGTTGTTGCACAGATTGCTTCCCCATGGTCAGCTCCTCTTCCTCAACCACCGCTTTGACCTCACCCTGGATAAAGAGATAGCGAGCTACATGAGCAAATGAAACAGTGTGTGTACTGGCATAACCATGAGGATTTGCCACATATTTAGAGATTAATATATAAACTACCTGATAAATCGAGGATGTTCTGATTTAAGAGATTTGGAGGAACCACTTCTCCTTGCACCCACAAAGTGTATTGTGAACTGTTTTTTCCCTTTGAAGAAACCAGAAGGCACATGTTCTGAAACTTTAATTGCAGTTTGACATATATTAGATGGAAGAAAGTCCCAACCTGCTCTaaaaaagcagcagagcttttGATATATCAGTGAGAGATTCTTTAGAGCTTATTCAAGTAAAGCTCTTTACACATTTGATCTCTCAGGCAGAATGACTTTGGAGTACCTGATTAACTGGCCATAAATGGTCAATTGATAACATTGTTCAGTGAATTTCTTGTtaattaaaatctgaatttatatTATCATTGCTGTCTGGCTGGGTCAAAATAAAACCATCggagtatatatatgtatatatatatatatatatatatatatatatatatatatatatatatatatatatatatatatatatatatatatatatatctggctCTCCTCTAGAGGGCAgtgttgcattttattaattgttatatgtTTTGCTTTAGTCAAGTGCATGGCAATTTGAATAATCCTCTAACACTTTCATCTAAAATAATTCAGTAGTTCACAGCAGTGTGTCTGCCAAGAGATCTGAGATGGCTGATTGACAAGGCCGTATGACGCCTTGATATCTAGGCCAACGGAGCAATCACGCAATTCCTGAAAATCAATTTTTAACCTC
Encoded proteins:
- the ap5s1 gene encoding LOW QUALITY PROTEIN: AP-5 complex subunit sigma-1 (The sequence of the model RefSeq protein was modified relative to this genomic sequence to represent the inferred CDS: deleted 1 base in 1 codon); protein product: MVICFLIHTVCPVSALSAGESRILYARVFGPETGAGKFTPEQRRLMHVEKLHVLARPVRSAVAQSREASGGLCVESVLGEEAVALGEADSGVFSLGNAELFPERSLVLWLEVQSLAFTLLCRPHENLLLAEGGLRNIARHCLEELRLLGPGAEVLLKSDRVDALLHRLLPHGQLLFLNHRFDLTLDKEIASYMSK